One genomic region from Bacillus sp. SLBN-46 encodes:
- a CDS encoding nucleoside transporter C-terminal domain-containing protein: MKYIIAIIGLLIVFGLAYVASNNRKNIKIRPVIMMIIIQILLAWLLLNTKFGLVLVKGFADVFSKLLEYAASGISFVFGGLANKGEMSFFLEVLLPIVFISVLIGILQHFKILPIIMKAIGLLLSKINGMGKLESYNAVASAIVGQSEVFITVKKQLGQLQPHRLYTLCASAMSTVSMSIVGAYMTMIEPRYVVTALVINLFGGFIISSIINPYTVTESEDILIIQEEKQSFFEMIGEYIIDGFKVAIIVGAMLIGFVALMAGINNIFELILGISFQEILGYIFAPVAFIMGVPFSEAVRAGGIMATKLVTNEFVAMMDLAKIQDSFTPRTLGIISVFLVSFANFSSIGIISGAVKSLHEKQGNTVARFGLKLLFGATLVSILSSVIVSIVL, translated from the coding sequence ATGAAATACATTATTGCTATTATCGGATTACTTATTGTTTTTGGACTAGCTTATGTGGCTAGTAATAACCGAAAGAATATTAAAATTAGACCTGTTATTATGATGATTATTATTCAAATCCTTCTGGCTTGGTTATTATTAAATACAAAGTTTGGTCTAGTATTAGTTAAAGGGTTTGCTGATGTTTTTAGTAAATTATTAGAATATGCAGCAAGCGGAATTTCATTTGTGTTTGGAGGACTTGCAAATAAAGGAGAAATGTCTTTTTTCCTTGAAGTATTACTACCAATTGTTTTTATCTCAGTATTAATTGGAATCTTACAGCATTTTAAAATACTCCCTATCATTATGAAAGCAATTGGATTATTGTTAAGCAAAATAAATGGCATGGGTAAATTAGAGTCTTACAACGCAGTTGCTTCTGCAATTGTCGGGCAGTCTGAAGTGTTTATTACTGTTAAAAAGCAACTCGGACAACTACAACCACACCGTTTATATACTTTATGTGCTTCAGCCATGTCTACTGTATCAATGTCAATTGTCGGTGCATATATGACGATGATAGAACCAAGATATGTTGTAACAGCACTTGTGATTAACTTATTTGGCGGATTTATTATTTCATCCATCATTAATCCATATACGGTGACTGAAAGTGAAGACATTCTTATTATTCAGGAAGAAAAACAAAGCTTCTTTGAAATGATTGGGGAATATATTATTGATGGTTTTAAAGTTGCCATCATTGTTGGTGCCATGTTGATTGGGTTTGTTGCTTTAATGGCAGGGATTAATAATATTTTTGAATTGATTTTAGGAATTTCATTCCAGGAAATTTTAGGTTATATATTTGCTCCGGTTGCCTTCATTATGGGTGTTCCATTTTCAGAAGCTGTTCGTGCGGGAGGAATTATGGCGACAAAGCTTGTAACAAATGAGTTTGTTGCCATGATGGATTTAGCAAAAATACAAGATAGCTTTACACCAAGGACCTTAGGAATAATATCTGTTTTCCTTGTTTCCTTTGCAAACTTCTCATCTATTGGTATTATTTCCGGAGCTGTCAAGAGCTTACATGAAAAACAAGGTAATACCGTAGCTCGATTTGGATTAAAACTATTATTTGGAGCAACATTAGTTAGTATTTTATCATCCGTGATTGTAAGTATTGTTTTATAA
- a CDS encoding AmiS/UreI family transporter, whose amino-acid sequence MSFVGLFLSGAVLFLNSLMLLGKAEAKSVGIFNIFVGTIQIMIPTYLMVGAGQNNWDLYNVASIFLFGLTYLYVGVTVLRGLDGSGLGWFSLWVAIIGVVYTFVSFIHFNNVVNTLTWGMWAFLWFLFFLSNALNKKIDHYIGMVAFVQSWVTLTIPALLYFIGVWDTPLITQIWFYVLIISIFSFILGLFKFKLSFKKHITQYN is encoded by the coding sequence ATGAGTTTTGTTGGTTTATTTCTATCAGGTGCTGTGTTATTTCTAAACAGTCTCATGCTATTAGGAAAAGCAGAAGCAAAAAGTGTTGGTATTTTTAATATATTCGTAGGAACGATTCAAATTATGATTCCTACTTACCTAATGGTGGGAGCAGGTCAAAATAATTGGGATCTTTATAATGTCGCCTCCATTTTTTTATTTGGCTTAACCTATTTATACGTTGGTGTCACGGTATTGAGGGGGCTGGATGGCAGTGGTCTCGGTTGGTTTAGTTTATGGGTTGCGATAATCGGTGTTGTTTATACCTTTGTATCTTTTATTCATTTTAATAATGTGGTTAATACGCTAACATGGGGAATGTGGGCATTTTTATGGTTTTTGTTCTTTTTATCAAATGCCCTTAATAAGAAAATTGACCATTATATCGGGATGGTTGCATTTGTCCAATCATGGGTAACTCTTACGATTCCCGCTTTACTATATTTTATCGGTGTCTGGGATACACCTTTGATTACCCAAATCTGGTTTTACGTTTTAATTATTTCTATTTTCTCTTTCATCTTAGGCCTCTTTAAATTTAAATTATCATTTAAAAAACATATTACTCAATATAATTAA
- a CDS encoding NAD-dependent epimerase, which translates to MKILVTGAAGFIGFHLSKRLLAESYQVIGLDNLNEYYDVRLKEDRIKILEKHPNFTFYKTDLANLESLKQLFADHSIRIVFNLAAQAGVRYSLKNPHAYVQSNLLGFLNVLEACRNYPVEHLIYASSSSVYGSNTKIPFSPKDSVDHPISMYAATKKSNELMAHTYSHLYSIPTTGLRFFTVYGPWGRPDMAYYSFTKNIFEEKAIKVFNQGDMSRDFTFIDDIVEGMIRLIDHPPKSNNYWDRNNPDPSSSYAPYQIYNIGNNNPVNLMKFIQILEKLIGKKAKVEFFPMEPGDVKVTYADINSLQKDVGFSPSTPLEIGLGQFIEWYKEYHLKE; encoded by the coding sequence ATGAAGATCTTAGTGACAGGTGCGGCTGGTTTTATTGGGTTTCATCTCTCTAAACGTTTGTTAGCTGAAAGTTATCAGGTTATTGGTCTAGATAATCTTAATGAATATTACGATGTACGTTTAAAGGAAGACCGAATCAAAATTTTAGAGAAGCATCCCAATTTTACATTTTACAAAACAGATTTGGCAAACCTGGAATCATTAAAACAACTATTTGCAGATCATTCTATCAGAATTGTCTTTAACTTAGCAGCCCAAGCTGGAGTTCGTTATAGCCTTAAGAACCCTCATGCATATGTTCAATCCAATCTCTTGGGTTTCTTAAATGTATTAGAGGCTTGCAGAAACTACCCGGTAGAGCATTTAATTTATGCCTCATCAAGTTCCGTTTATGGCTCGAATACAAAAATTCCTTTCTCACCGAAAGACTCAGTTGACCATCCCATTAGTATGTATGCTGCAACCAAAAAATCCAATGAATTAATGGCACATACCTATAGCCATCTATATAGTATCCCTACAACAGGGCTCCGTTTTTTTACAGTATATGGACCTTGGGGTAGACCAGACATGGCATACTACTCATTTACAAAAAACATTTTCGAAGAAAAAGCGATTAAGGTATTTAATCAAGGTGACATGAGTAGAGACTTTACTTTTATTGATGATATTGTTGAAGGGATGATTAGACTTATTGATCATCCCCCTAAATCCAATAACTATTGGGATAGAAACAACCCTGACCCAAGCTCCAGCTACGCCCCATACCAAATTTATAACATTGGTAACAATAATCCAGTAAATTTAATGAAATTTATTCAGATATTAGAGAAACTAATAGGTAAAAAAGCAAAGGTTGAATTTTTTCCAATGGAACCAGGTGACGTAAAAGTTACCTACGCTGATATTAATAGCTTGCAAAAAGATGTTGGATTCTCTCCCTCTACCCCACTCGAAATAGGTTTGGGACAGTTCATTGAGTGGTATAAGGAATATCATCTCAAAGAATAA
- a CDS encoding glycosyltransferase → MPKALHLNLRVDPTQYISQIREVPEYDYIHLVRQPKYMTDLTLLNEKVHYLNEIFSPKDYVKKNNISLLHAHHGQLGILLLPFKHVTNLPLVTSIRGRDATLANQPVGYLENMKLLFNQGDLFFPVCQYLADRIIAWGCPPEKIRVLYGGVDLSKYHYRAPSLEGSQNILSVGRLVEKKGHHILMKAFQKIRDKFPKATLTIIGGGELQDELTSLAKQLNLGDSFRLLNHLHKDKVREYMSNADLFCAASLEAANGDVEGIPNTLKEAMALGVPVLSTYHAGIPELITHNQEGFLVKENNVDEIATGLEFMLTNRHLWETYTTSARKKVETLFDSKQQLLLQAKYYDELLIGG, encoded by the coding sequence TTGCCAAAAGCTCTACATTTAAATTTAAGAGTGGACCCGACTCAATATATTTCACAAATACGTGAGGTCCCAGAATATGATTACATTCATTTAGTCCGTCAACCCAAGTACATGACCGACCTTACTCTGCTTAATGAAAAAGTCCATTATCTCAATGAAATCTTCTCCCCAAAAGATTACGTTAAAAAAAATAACATTTCGCTTTTACATGCACACCACGGTCAACTAGGTATATTACTACTCCCTTTTAAGCACGTGACAAACCTCCCTTTAGTCACCAGTATTCGGGGCAGAGATGCAACCTTAGCCAATCAGCCTGTCGGTTACTTAGAGAATATGAAATTGCTATTTAACCAAGGGGATCTTTTTTTTCCAGTTTGTCAGTATTTAGCCGATCGGATAATTGCTTGGGGCTGTCCTCCAGAAAAAATAAGAGTGTTGTATGGAGGGGTTGACCTCAGTAAGTACCATTACCGTGCACCAAGTCTTGAGGGTTCACAAAATATCCTTTCTGTAGGTAGGTTAGTAGAAAAAAAAGGGCACCACATATTAATGAAGGCATTTCAAAAGATAAGAGATAAATTTCCTAAGGCCACTCTGACTATTATCGGAGGAGGAGAACTTCAGGATGAACTTACTTCCTTAGCAAAGCAATTAAATTTAGGAGATTCATTTCGTTTATTAAATCATCTTCATAAAGACAAAGTTAGAGAGTATATGTCAAATGCTGATTTATTCTGCGCTGCAAGTTTAGAAGCGGCTAATGGAGATGTAGAAGGTATTCCGAATACATTAAAAGAAGCTATGGCACTTGGTGTACCGGTACTCTCAACTTATCATGCAGGCATTCCAGAACTAATCACACATAATCAAGAAGGATTCTTAGTAAAGGAAAATAATGTGGATGAAATAGCTACTGGACTTGAATTCATGCTCACCAATAGACATCTATGGGAGACCTATACAACATCTGCACGGAAAAAAGTTGAAACCCTCTTTGATTCTAAACAACAGCTGCTTCTACAAGCAAAATATTATGATGAACTACTGATAGGAGGATAG
- a CDS encoding DUF3298 domain-containing protein — MPIILPVNIKTASISGGPNKRVIYPQVIGMQNHNTEKLFNRTIVNQTQELINQQVGNMPTTVEEMLGLYEIKNNQRNVLSLSLSNYTYHYHAAHGMTYIKSLTFDVEQAKSCELKDLFKPGSNYIQRLSKIIKEQIVERKIQLITDFTVIKPNQDYYIADKSLVIYFQLYEITPYVYGFPMFPISDYDIQNIIDEMGPLGRMAENN, encoded by the coding sequence ATGCCCATTATACTACCAGTAAATATTAAAACAGCTTCAATTAGTGGAGGGCCCAATAAAAGGGTCATTTATCCACAAGTCATTGGGATGCAGAATCATAACACGGAAAAATTATTCAATCGTACAATCGTAAATCAAACTCAGGAGTTAATTAATCAACAAGTGGGGAATATGCCGACAACGGTAGAGGAAATGCTTGGCTTATATGAAATTAAAAACAATCAACGTAATGTTCTGAGTTTGTCACTCTCCAATTATACGTACCATTACCACGCTGCACATGGAATGACGTATATAAAGTCTCTAACATTTGACGTAGAACAAGCGAAGTCATGTGAATTAAAAGACTTATTTAAGCCTGGAAGTAATTATATTCAGAGGCTCTCAAAAATAATTAAAGAGCAAATCGTAGAAAGAAAGATTCAACTTATTACAGATTTCACAGTGATTAAACCAAATCAAGACTACTATATTGCTGATAAGTCACTGGTTATCTATTTTCAGCTATACGAAATAACTCCCTATGTTTATGGATTTCCTATGTTTCCGATTTCGGACTATGATATACAGAACATAATAGACGAAATGGGTCCACTTGGAAGGATGGCGGAAAATAATTAG
- a CDS encoding DUF3870 domain-containing protein — protein MVTGYAKAPQGTSMHELYKHAGIVLEINHHSHTIEKADFTFVTGLTKEFFEKILIGYCLKDGTETLIQTIKDHYFAPSQQAIIVALQSAVQRYWDHINNKI, from the coding sequence ATTGTTACGGGTTATGCTAAAGCCCCTCAAGGGACATCTATGCATGAATTATATAAACATGCGGGAATTGTACTGGAAATCAACCATCATAGTCATACTATAGAAAAGGCAGATTTCACTTTTGTGACTGGACTGACTAAAGAATTTTTTGAAAAAATACTCATTGGTTATTGCTTGAAGGATGGAACTGAAACTTTAATCCAAACAATTAAGGATCATTATTTTGCTCCTTCCCAACAGGCGATCATTGTCGCACTGCAATCAGCAGTACAAAGATATTGGGATCATATTAATAATAAAATCTAG
- a CDS encoding CoA transferase subunit A — protein MNKLISAMEAASMIKDGNRIMVGGFGLVGCPLTILRSLQQSGTAKLEIISNNLGEPGKGLGVLVKEKRVRKGIGSYFTSNPDVVKAYQMGELDIELLPQGTLSEAIRAGGAGIAAFYTPVGAGTEITKGKEEREIEGKKYILQPSLKADIALIKAHKADELGNLVYTKSARNFNPIMATAAKVVIAEVDQIVKIGELSPEEIVTPHLFVDYLVIKEEEII, from the coding sequence ATGAATAAGCTAATTTCTGCAATGGAAGCAGCATCAATGATTAAAGATGGAAATAGGATCATGGTTGGAGGCTTTGGTTTAGTGGGCTGTCCATTAACCATATTGCGTTCGTTACAACAGTCAGGAACTGCAAAATTAGAAATAATTAGTAACAATCTTGGTGAGCCTGGGAAAGGGCTTGGCGTGCTTGTTAAGGAAAAGAGAGTTCGAAAAGGAATCGGTTCTTATTTTACAAGTAACCCAGATGTGGTAAAAGCCTACCAAATGGGAGAGTTGGACATTGAATTGCTCCCACAAGGAACGCTTTCAGAAGCAATTCGTGCTGGCGGGGCAGGGATTGCAGCCTTTTATACGCCAGTTGGTGCTGGTACGGAGATTACAAAAGGAAAAGAAGAGAGAGAAATTGAAGGTAAAAAATATATTCTACAGCCATCATTAAAGGCCGATATTGCCTTAATAAAAGCACATAAAGCAGATGAATTAGGAAATTTAGTATATACAAAATCAGCTAGAAACTTTAATCCTATTATGGCAACTGCGGCCAAAGTAGTGATTGCGGAGGTTGATCAAATTGTGAAAATAGGTGAGTTATCACCCGAAGAAATCGTTACACCTCATCTCTTCGTTGATTATCTCGTAATAAAGGAGGAAGAAATCATATGA
- a CDS encoding 3-oxoacid CoA-transferase subunit B: MSDKHVIAKRAGLALKDGNIVNLGIGIPTLVADFVPEGIKVYLHSENGILGVGSTPQTDEIDKNLVNAGKLPVTVEEGASFFDSASSFAMIRGGHVDVSILGVLQVDEIGRVANWAVPGKSVLGVGGAMDLLEGSRKVIVTTLHTTKEGESKIVKELHYPITSHRKVDLIITELAVFEVDEEGLVLIELLPGHTIESVKAKTDARFRIALSCKDHLENERRVKQ; encoded by the coding sequence ATGAGTGATAAACATGTCATTGCAAAAAGGGCAGGTCTAGCTTTAAAGGATGGTAATATTGTCAATCTTGGTATTGGCATACCGACATTGGTAGCCGATTTTGTTCCCGAGGGGATTAAGGTCTACCTCCACTCAGAAAATGGAATTTTAGGTGTAGGATCCACCCCTCAAACGGATGAAATCGATAAGAACTTGGTGAATGCCGGTAAGCTTCCCGTTACGGTTGAAGAAGGAGCTTCCTTCTTTGACAGTGCCTCTTCATTTGCGATGATTCGCGGAGGCCATGTCGATGTGTCCATTTTAGGTGTCCTACAGGTTGATGAAATAGGTCGTGTGGCAAACTGGGCTGTCCCTGGGAAGAGTGTTTTAGGTGTTGGTGGAGCAATGGACTTGTTAGAGGGCTCAAGAAAAGTCATTGTCACTACTCTACACACCACCAAGGAAGGCGAATCTAAAATAGTAAAAGAATTACATTACCCTATCACTTCACATAGAAAAGTGGACCTGATCATAACGGAACTGGCAGTTTTCGAGGTAGATGAGGAAGGATTAGTCCTTATTGAATTATTACCTGGACATACAATTGAATCTGTCAAAGCAAAGACAGACGCTCGATTTAGGATTGCTTTAAGCTGTAAGGATCATTTGGAGAATGAAAGGAGGGTGAAACAATAA
- a CDS encoding thiolase family protein produces the protein MVVIVSALRTAVGRIGGALSSVPPEEVLATVMNNNLSSVGYNSSIVNEVIIGQTKQSAETPNIARVAALRARFPENVTGHTVQMQCGSGLQAVINGVMSIKTGQSEVVLAGGVESMSQAPYYFVGNRKGLKPGDLTLFDSNTRSQPCSQPQDLYGTFNMGQTAEWLAEKFEISREEQDLFALDSQEKALRALENERFSAEIVPISIPISKGESLFFAVDEHPRRTSLEKLSTLKPAFKEGGTVTAGNSSGRNDGAAVLMLMSEEKAEKLGLTPLVTIKSWAVTGVSPKEMGLGPVSSSEKALEKAGLTMEDIDLIELNEAFAAQAIACLKHWPDLDRKKVNVNGGGIALGHPLGCSGARILVTLLHELQKTKLTYGLATLCVAGGQGIAMVVERWRGR, from the coding sequence ATGGTCGTTATTGTAAGTGCACTTAGAACGGCGGTCGGAAGAATTGGTGGTGCGCTTTCGTCTGTGCCACCAGAAGAAGTGTTAGCCACTGTTATGAATAATAATCTATCCTCTGTGGGTTATAATTCTTCTATTGTAAATGAAGTAATCATTGGTCAAACAAAACAGAGTGCTGAAACACCTAACATCGCAAGGGTAGCAGCATTAAGAGCCAGATTTCCTGAAAATGTGACAGGGCATACAGTACAAATGCAATGTGGTTCAGGACTTCAAGCTGTAATAAATGGAGTCATGTCCATCAAGACAGGTCAATCGGAAGTTGTTTTGGCAGGCGGAGTGGAAAGTATGTCTCAAGCACCTTATTACTTTGTTGGAAATAGGAAGGGGTTAAAACCAGGGGATTTAACGTTATTTGATTCCAATACTCGCAGCCAACCATGCTCCCAGCCTCAAGACTTATATGGAACGTTTAACATGGGCCAAACAGCTGAATGGCTAGCAGAAAAATTTGAGATTTCTAGAGAAGAACAAGATCTCTTTGCACTTGATAGTCAAGAAAAAGCACTAAGAGCTTTGGAGAACGAGCGATTTTCAGCTGAAATTGTTCCAATAAGTATTCCAATTAGCAAGGGTGAAAGCTTGTTCTTCGCTGTTGATGAGCATCCTAGAAGGACATCTCTAGAAAAATTATCCACCCTTAAGCCTGCCTTTAAAGAAGGGGGCACAGTGACAGCAGGTAATTCATCTGGTCGGAATGACGGGGCAGCGGTCTTAATGCTGATGAGTGAAGAAAAAGCAGAAAAACTGGGCTTAACACCACTAGTAACTATTAAATCTTGGGCTGTTACTGGTGTCTCGCCTAAAGAGATGGGCCTTGGTCCAGTTTCTTCCAGTGAGAAAGCATTAGAAAAAGCAGGCTTAACGATGGAAGATATAGATCTCATTGAATTGAATGAAGCATTTGCTGCACAAGCAATTGCATGTCTAAAGCATTGGCCTGATTTAGACCGAAAAAAGGTAAATGTTAACGGAGGGGGGATTGCTTTAGGTCATCCACTAGGCTGTTCAGGCGCAAGAATCTTAGTTACGCTTCTTCATGAATTGCAAAAGACAAAATTAACATACGGACTGGCAACATTATGCGTTGCAGGGGGCCAAGGAATTGCAATGGTAGTAGAGCGTTGGAGGGGTAGGTAG
- a CDS encoding BC1872 family protein: protein MNRTEIIARRILGWKLNRWDRWYDFEKDAFIPVSDFEPEHNLDHAMVIVERLEKLGFTYKTNGVSEVCFNDVCETGETLAEAITNAAFSIADNSSVPDAWL from the coding sequence ATGAACAGAACAGAAATTATCGCTCGAAGAATACTAGGATGGAAATTAAATAGATGGGATCGATGGTATGACTTTGAAAAGGATGCATTTATTCCTGTTTCAGATTTTGAACCTGAACATAACCTTGACCATGCGATGGTAATCGTAGAGAGATTAGAAAAATTGGGGTTTACATATAAAACCAATGGCGTTTCTGAGGTTTGCTTTAATGATGTTTGTGAAACTGGAGAAACGTTAGCAGAAGCAATCACAAATGCAGCATTTTCTATCGCTGACAATAGTTCAGTGCCTGATGCATGGTTATAA
- a CDS encoding DUF421 domain-containing protein: MYFFQSQESLTSIEWVLRAVVGFFFLVIVGKVLGQRAISQLRLLDFVIALVIGNIIAHPLSDQHLGLKGSVISTIVLVTLYLCGIFIILKWPWLRKLLNSEPIPIIKDGKILYKGLKKARISVDLLLGELRKEKVADVKKVALAFWEADGTISIFLDPNYQPITPMTMQIKTEPFDLPRTIIKEGKIISNELEQIQKDEDWVISKLDNIYQTEIKDVLLATVDKNDNLKVFFYR, translated from the coding sequence ATGTATTTTTTTCAAAGCCAAGAATCACTAACCTCAATTGAATGGGTTTTACGTGCTGTTGTTGGTTTTTTCTTCTTGGTTATCGTTGGTAAAGTTCTAGGACAGCGTGCCATCTCCCAATTAAGACTACTTGATTTTGTTATTGCTCTAGTCATTGGCAACATTATTGCCCATCCATTGTCTGACCAACATCTTGGGTTAAAAGGGTCCGTCATTTCCACCATTGTATTAGTAACCTTATATCTTTGTGGTATATTCATCATTCTTAAATGGCCATGGCTTAGAAAGTTACTTAACAGTGAACCTATCCCAATTATTAAAGATGGAAAGATTTTATATAAAGGCCTTAAGAAGGCAAGGATTTCTGTAGATTTGTTACTAGGGGAATTACGTAAGGAAAAAGTAGCAGATGTGAAAAAGGTAGCATTAGCTTTTTGGGAGGCAGATGGAACAATTTCTATTTTCCTTGATCCCAATTACCAACCCATTACACCAATGACCATGCAAATAAAGACAGAACCTTTCGATTTACCAAGGACGATTATCAAAGAAGGTAAAATCATTTCTAATGAGTTAGAACAAATACAAAAGGACGAAGATTGGGTTATCTCTAAATTAGATAATATATATCAAACTGAAATCAAAGACGTCTTGCTGGCAACTGTGGATAAGAATGATAACCTTAAGGTCTTTTTTTATCGGTAG
- a CDS encoding LLM class flavin-dependent oxidoreductase, which yields MEIGISTFVETTPDVQTGEVISHAQRIREVVEEIVLADQVGLDVFGVGEHHRKDYAASSPAVVLAAATSQTKRIRLTSAVTVLSSADPVRVFQDFATLDAISNGRAEIMAGRGSFIESFPLFGYDLRDYDELFEEKLDLLLKLRESEQVNWKGSHRPAINNLGVYPRPVQDPLPVWIGSGGNTESVIRAGVLGLPLVLAIIGGSPVRFAPLVKLYKRAAAQAGHDLSKLSVASHSHGFIAETTQLAADKFFPSTQQAMNVLGRERGWGHYDRLNFDAARSFEGALYVGDSETVAQKIIHLRKNVGITRFFLHVPVGTMPHEEVMRAIELLGKEVAPKVREQIAEWEGTHNR from the coding sequence TTGGAGATAGGAATTAGTACCTTTGTAGAAACCACACCGGACGTTCAGACCGGAGAAGTAATAAGTCATGCACAGAGAATACGTGAAGTAGTGGAGGAAATTGTTCTTGCCGATCAAGTAGGATTGGATGTGTTTGGCGTTGGGGAGCACCATCGAAAGGATTATGCTGCTTCTTCTCCTGCAGTTGTACTAGCTGCTGCTACATCACAAACGAAGCGGATACGATTGACTAGTGCTGTTACGGTACTATCTTCTGCAGATCCAGTACGTGTATTTCAAGATTTTGCTACACTTGATGCCATTTCAAATGGCCGAGCAGAAATCATGGCTGGCAGGGGTTCCTTCATTGAATCATTCCCATTGTTTGGCTACGATCTTAGGGATTATGATGAATTATTCGAGGAGAAACTGGACCTCTTGTTAAAATTACGCGAGTCTGAGCAAGTAAATTGGAAAGGGAGTCATCGGCCAGCCATTAATAACTTGGGCGTGTATCCAAGACCTGTTCAAGACCCCCTCCCAGTATGGATTGGCAGTGGTGGAAACACGGAATCAGTTATTCGAGCAGGTGTCCTTGGCTTACCACTTGTTCTAGCCATTATTGGTGGAAGTCCAGTTCGATTTGCACCCTTGGTTAAACTTTATAAGAGAGCTGCAGCACAAGCAGGGCACGATTTGTCGAAACTATCTGTTGCCTCACACTCACATGGTTTTATCGCTGAAACAACTCAACTAGCTGCAGATAAATTTTTCCCTTCTACTCAGCAAGCTATGAATGTGCTTGGAAGGGAACGGGGATGGGGACATTACGACCGTTTAAACTTCGATGCAGCAAGAAGCTTTGAAGGAGCATTGTACGTTGGTGATTCAGAAACAGTTGCACAAAAAATCATTCACCTTCGAAAGAATGTTGGAATCACACGCTTTTTCCTTCACGTTCCTGTAGGTACGATGCCTCATGAAGAGGTCATGAGAGCTATTGAGCTATTGGGTAAAGAAGTAGCGCCTAAGGTTCGAGAGCAAATCGCTGAGTGGGAAGGCACACATAACAGGTGA
- a CDS encoding GNAT family N-acetyltransferase, translating to MSIHYEVISEDNISCLKNLVNELMAYQKSKAAIHPEFFDNMNFETRMIPSVNNAKYNYIVVAKDDDEIVGYVYSNISSKETYSNDFATFFDLDSVNKEDVGCLSQFYIKEGYRSLGIGSVLFEKSKDWLRSFPSIDDLFIFVSNGNDEALKFYQGKSFKISHQILDGFITVLRNT from the coding sequence ATGTCTATCCACTACGAAGTAATTTCTGAAGATAATATAAGTTGCCTTAAGAATCTTGTAAATGAATTAATGGCTTATCAAAAATCTAAAGCAGCGATTCATCCTGAGTTTTTTGATAACATGAATTTTGAAACTAGAATGATCCCTTCTGTTAACAACGCCAAATATAATTACATAGTAGTAGCAAAAGATGATGATGAAATTGTGGGATATGTATATAGCAACATTTCATCAAAGGAAACGTATTCAAATGATTTTGCTACTTTTTTTGATCTTGACTCAGTTAATAAGGAAGATGTCGGTTGTCTTTCACAGTTTTACATCAAAGAGGGTTATCGTAGCCTGGGCATCGGTTCTGTTTTATTCGAAAAGTCGAAGGATTGGTTACGTTCATTTCCGTCAATTGATGATTTGTTTATTTTTGTATCAAACGGCAACGATGAAGCCTTAAAGTTCTATCAAGGGAAAAGTTTCAAAATAAGCCACCAGATCCTTGATGGGTTTATTACTGTTTTAAGGAATACTTGA